From Motacilla alba alba isolate MOTALB_02 chromosome 9, Motacilla_alba_V1.0_pri, whole genome shotgun sequence, a single genomic window includes:
- the MSL2 gene encoding E3 ubiquitin-protein ligase MSL2 — translation MNPVNATALYVSASRLVLNYDPADPQSFSEINKLLPYFRQSLSCCVCGNLLQDPIAPTNSNCQHYVCKTCKGKKMMMKPSCSWCKDYEQFEENKQLSILVNCYKKLCEYITQTPLARDIIQAVDCSADLLALLKDGAPLHEEAEKSSDAALALCLTHSPVPSTSELPTDAPGGFTALPESTPGLDLRGSVINGLPPCNGLSVEKLGVSIPSPEHASAIDVCGTGDYIKTEDIPGGLQPVCDTVATSDLCPAGIDICGFSEDIKPGGSLLLSVEEVLRSLETVSSSEVCDSNLQPGLEANMANGPFLQLSPPPLSHNIFMSADASPHGLSCTAATPKVVKLNRKRSRSESDSEKVQPLPISSIICGPTLGASAPVTVKQENKMSLQPIATVPNGGTTPKISKTVLLSNKSVKKNLEHAPKKSHPKAKPGVLKTKDKAKEKVPSSNVMPGSPTKTVYKKPQEKKGCKCGRATQNPSVLTCRGQRCPCYSNRKACLDCICRGCQNSYMANGEKKLEAFAVPEKALEQTRLTLGINVTSIAVRNASTSTSVINVTGSPVTTFLAASTHDEKSLDEAIDMRYDC, via the exons ATGAACCCGGTGAATGCCACTGCTCTCTACGTGTCCGCGAGCCGCCTGGTGCTCAACTACGACCCGGCGGACCCCCAGTCCTTTTCCGAGATTAACAAGCTCCTGCCCTACTTCAGGcagtccctctcctgctgcGTGTGCG GAAATTTGCTACAAGATCCTATTGCTCCTACCAACTCCAATTGTCAGCATTATGTCTGCAAAACGTGTAAAGGCaagaagatgatgatgaagCCCTCGTGTAGCTGGTGCAAGGACTACGAGCAGTTTGAGGAGAACAAGCAGCTGAGCATCCTGGTGAACTGCTACAAGAAGCTGTGCGAGTACATCACGCAGACGCCGCTGGCCCGGGACATCATCCAGGCCGTGGATTGCTCTGCAgacctgctggccctgctcaaGGATGGGGCGCCGCTCCACGAGGAGGCTGAGAAGTCCTCGGAcgcagccctggctctgtgtCTGACGCATTCCCCGGTCCCTTCCACCTCGGAGCTGCCGACGGACGCGCCGGGGGGGTTCACGGCGCTGCCTGAGAGCACCCCCGGCCTGGACCTGCGGGGCTCTGTCATCAACGGGCTGCCCCCCTGCAACGGGCTGTCGGTGGAGAAGCTGGGCGTGAGCATCCCCTCTCCCGAGCACGCCAGCGCCATCGACGTGTGCGGCACGGGCGATTACATCAAAACAGAGGACATCCCCGGCGGCCTGCAGCCCGTGTGCGACACCGTGGCCACCAGCGACCTGTGCCCCGCGGGCATCGACATCTGTGGCTTCAGCGAGGACATCAAGCCGGGCGGGTCGCTGCTGCTCAGCGTCGAGGAGGTGCTGCGCAGCCTGGAGACCGTGTCCAGCAGCGAGGTGTGCGACTCCAACCTGCAGCCCGGCTTGGAGGCAAACATGGCCAACGgccccttcctgcagctctccccccctcccctcagCCATAACATTTTCATGTCCGCGGATGCTTCTCCTCACGGGCTCTCCTGCACGGCAGCCACGCCCAAGGTGGTGAAGCTGAACAGGAAGCGCTCTCGCTCCGAGAGCGACAGCGAGAAGGTTCAGCCTCTGCCCATCTCCAGCATCATCTGCGGCCCGACGCTGGGAGCATCGGCTCCCGTGACGgtcaaacaggaaaataaaatgtctttgcaGCCTATTGCGACTGTACCTAATGGAGGAACTACTCCAAAAATCAGTAAAACTGTGCTCCTGTCTAACAAAAGCGTGAAAAAGAACTTAGAACACGCCCCTAAGAAATCCCACCCGAAAGCCAAACCAGGGgtgctgaaaacaaaagataagGCAAAGGAGAAAGTTCCCAGCAGTAACGTTATGCCAGGAAGCCCAACAAAAACTGTGTATAAAAAgccacaagaaaagaaagggtGTAAATGTGGTCGTGCCACCCAAAATCCAAGTGTTCTTACATGCCGTGGCCAACGCTGCCCTTGCTACTCTAACCGCAAAGCCTGCCTTGACTGCATATGCCGTGGCTGCCAAAACTCCTACATGGCTAACGGGGAGAAGAAGCTGGAGGCCTTTGCAGTGCCAGAAAAGGCCTTGGAGCAGACTCGGCTTACTTTGGGCATTAATGTGACAAGCATTGCCGTGCGCAATGCCAGCACAAGCACCAGTGTAATCAATGTGACAGGGTCACCAGTAACGACGTTTTTAGCTGCCAGTACACACGATGAGAAAAGTTTGGATGAAGCTATAGACATGAGATATGACTGTTaa